The Centropristis striata isolate RG_2023a ecotype Rhode Island chromosome 1, C.striata_1.0, whole genome shotgun sequence nucleotide sequence TGTACAAAATGGACCCAATCGATAGAAAGCCatcattgtattattattgacacATGAGACACACCGGAAATGTAACATAGTGTGATTTTCTATAGGGCCATTATTGTGAAAGCATCTGAAGCCAGATGACTCATGTGGGAATAGGGATGGGCAATAATTTAATATGATAATTATCTCCTTTTAATGgaataatatatacaataatggCATATAAATTGGTAACAAACatatactatttttttaaatctctaaaaatctgtatgtttatttatatatttttaatttgtattttatttatttattatttatttttcagatatttaattcagtataaaagtataaaaaagagagagattacCTTGTTATAACATATGGTGAAAAGCAGAGGATCCTTTCAATGgaataatatatacaataatggCATATAAATTGGTAACAAGCACATACTATTTCTTTTAAATCTTTGAAaatctgtatctttttttattcctttttttaagaaataaaggtattatttaGGTACTTAATTCAggatactttattattattattagtttatttaaaaggggacagtgcaatttcataaaacacatgattatacatggttaaaaaagccagagttagccagaaggctagttttcatctgtagtcccctggccatgatgtaaaaaagcagagaattacgaaacaaaaaacaaacaataaaaaaatacatattttatataaactaTTCATATAAACTATTATTGatcagaaaacatgttttatatatatatatatatatatatatatatatatatagagagagagagagagagagagagagagagagagagagagagagctattACCTCGTTATAACATATGGTGAAAAGCAGAGGATGAAGGTGCCGATGAAGACGCAGATTTTCTTAGTTGCACGCtgcctcctcttcttctgctcAGCTAGACACCTCTCCTtcacactgacagacagacagacagacagacagaaaaagagttAAATTCATATCTGGCGCATAAAATCTAATATATTAACAATTTATATAATTCATGTTACAAAGCAGCTTCTATAGACTatttaaaggaaacatttcCTCCATTGAAACAAGCAAACCCGCAGGAAACAGGTGAAACATTTGAtcttttagaagaaaaaaacatctgaagaGCTCAAAGTTTGATGTGCAGTATGTTTCTTTACCTGGGGTGAATATCAACCAGCAGAAGCAGAGTCTGCACCGTAATCACATCTATCCTCTTACAGTGAGACCTGGCCACTCTCAAAACTTTGAGGTAGGCGAAGCACAGGACGAGGAGGCAGAGCGCGAAGCTGCTGCAGTGGAACAGAGCGGTGAAGGTGGCGTACGCCGCCAGCTGAGACCTCTTCTCCTCGTCCAGGTGCACCGTGCACGAGGCGTATGTGTTGCTGTACCCTCCCCAGTCCATGAGCAGCTGCGTCAGGGAGAAGGTCAGGGAGTGCATCCAGGAGTACGCCACGATCAGGAACGCGTCCCTGTAGCGCATCTTGCTGGAGTAACTGAGGGGGAACACCACCGCCACCCACCTGTCCATGCTGAGCGCCGCCATGCTCAGCATCGCGTTAGAGGTGAGGAAAGTCTCTGCAAAACTCACAGCCTGACAGAACAGGTCCCCGAAGGGCTGCGCGCTCCTGGCCACGGCGAGAAAAGTGGCGGGCATGTTGATGACAGTGAGGAGGATGTTGGAGAATGACAGGTTGAGGATGAAGATGCCTGGCACGTGGGATCTCAACTCGCTGCTCTGGGTGAAACATAGCAGCACTGACAGGTTTGTCAACAGCGAGACGACAGCTATCACCACAATGGACACTTCCAGTAGGAACTCCGGTATGCTCATGTCTCGGCGGTAGGAGTCGTGTGGAGGATGCTCTCTGCTCCTGCCCACCACAGGCTGGTCACTTCCCCCGCGCACATGCCACAAATCTCAAGACAAGAGCTGTCCAGTGCTGAAATGCCCAAACAAGCCTTTTCCTGGTGTCACTCAGTGGCATTTGTTACTTTAAAACTCATTATAGGTTGATGAGTCTCTCCACTGGTCCAATAAGTGTTGGTGATTTGTTAATTCCCCCAGTAACCATCACTCTGCAGCTCTTTGGTCCACAGTGAAAAGCTGTAGAAATGATGACTTCAGGTTACCAAGTGCTCAGTGTTTACTCTCGATCATGCGCACTATCCGGCGCCTCCTCTCTCGCTGGCAATGCCGTGCGCTCTGCACGTGCAGTCGGTAGCTGGCTCATGTGACGCTTGAACAATATTCATGCAGGCAGGAGTTAATATCAGAGATGGGGTTGTCATGGTATGTGCACACAAATTCACCCCGAAAAACATGACATTGTGTTTTTGCACAAAATCCCTGAGTGATGCCTGTGGGAATATGTCCGTGTGTGGCATCAATTATGAGAAATATTAATTAGAATTTATGAGACAGAGTACCTCTTAATATCCTCTCTTTGATAATATATTTGCTTTAAACACCGTCCAGTGGATAAACATGAGCACATAGAAACAGTGAAGCCTTGACCACAGTGACAGATTAAGtccacccccccaaaaaacatcaggtgaaacacacacatgcacacacactcacacacacacacacacacacactgagagaatAACTAATCTCCATAGCAACACCAAGTCTCTGGTGGCTTCATAACTCTTTGAACTTCATCTTCTTCAGCGCTGATTTGTGTGGACCTGCCTTTAAGAAACCATTTGCCACAGTGCGTTCATTTCTCTACGGTTGGTGAAAATATGAGACTCTGTGCTGCACATAATCTACATTACAAACAGCAGGTGGACTGGAGGAAAGAGTGAGGGGAGTATGAGAGGATGGATGGAACCTGAGGCTGAAAGAAAAATTTAATATCGGAGGAAGGACATGTACAGGATGGAAGATGGAAATAAGATGGGCTTTCCTTTCcagaatattatttattttattataattatttatatacacattCTGAACTACTATGCTAATGaggtacaacaacaacaataataccaCAATAATaccacaaaaaactaaaatctgCAAAGTGTAAGATATGGTCAGAATTTCTGTTTAAAGGAATTTAAAAAATCGCATATAACCAACAGTATGTGAACAAGTAACAGTTTTTTGATGTTATGTTAAAGACGTCAATCTAATGTGTTGCATAGATATCTACAGTAATTACCATGACAACCATCTCGCCCCACCCATCCTGTCTTGTTTTCATGCAATTTGTACCTTGAGAGGCGATCATGGATCACTTTAGTGTTGTGAATTTCAAGGATTATAAAGAAAATGAACTATTTACAAATCTAACAGCAATAACTAGCATCTAATAATGAATTGGCGGACGTTAGCggacattcattttaaatgtggaCACAGTTTTAGTGAGCACTTGTCACAGTTCAGCTCTGCACCCTCCTGCTCCTTTTTACACCCAGTTCTTTTCCACTCTCCCTGCCAGCCACTCCCACCTCATCAACCAGCTCTACTCACCTGTGCACTCAGCTGCCCCTGATCACCAGTAAAGCCAGAATAAAGACTCCAGCCTCACATACTCATTACCTGATTGTTCGACGCGCCTGATTTTCTAGCACTTACCTTTGGAATGCTCTcctgttgccgaccctgcctgcctctgacTCACCTGCTTCATCTGTTCTCTAGTAAACACCTCAGCCCTCCATCCCCAAACATGAGTTTTGCCTCTGCTCCTTCTGGTTTCTGTCTACTCCAGCAGGTGTTTGATGTCTTCCCGCCTTAAACAAGCTAAGTGAGTGTACCGGTACATATACCTATACCTACCTATACTTCTGTACTGGTTTCTTGGTCCCTCGCTTGTTTCCTGTCTAGGCACCTACAGCGTCAGCAGCCTTGCTCTGTGAACTGTTGTGTGTGTTCGTATGTGTTTGCATACTCACCTCGCTGTAGTCCGAGCCCTCCCCAGACCTATGGAGACTCTGATCTGCTTTACTGGATGGAATTGTGCTGCAACTTACCTGTCTGCCAGGTATCCACCATCTCATAACCGATTATAATAACTGGTATGAGATCAGGCGAGACTGGAGATTTAGAAAGTTTGCTGTACATTTTTTGCTGtacatgatttatttatttattattattattattattattgttattattattattattattattactattattattattattattattattattattattattattattattattattatatttgttgtaTGTATTCTGAACTGTTCACAAGCcaattttgaatttaaattgagaattgttcttttttgggtgGGATGGGATTGTGGgaggaacaaaaagaaaaatgaaagaatgGAAGTCCTCATTTTCAAATGGCACTGCTATGTTGTTGACTGTAAAATAGCtttcaataaaaaagtaaaaaaaagaaaaaaaaagaataactgTTATGAGATAAGGCAAGACTGGAGGTTTAGAAAGTttgctgtacatttttaaggaCACTGCAAGGTTTATTAATTGCGTCCAACTGTTCAGTCCTcaacattttctgtgtgtgtggaggagggcGAGAGGAGGTTTGGAGCATGTGGACAGGAATTACACATTGTATCTTTAATAAGCTGCTTGGAATGACCTTGAAGGGATTTTTTGTGCATTCATGTGTTTTCTCttggatgattaaaaaaaacaaatcaaacaaagacaacaaaaaaaacatctaaattaTTGCCCctttaacacatttttcatATAATTATGACAGTTAATTTATGCAAAAAATCTTCGATGCATGAGTGGGCTCGGGGTGCGGGATGCGTGGGCAGCTATTTCCTCAGTATGTACACATTATATACGTTTGTCTATGGGCATGAAGGTGGGCTGAGCTGCAGCTCCCCAGATGTTGTTTATCCCTTCAGTCCCCAGAGGCTCCATTTATATTCAATCATTAGCAGGTTCTTAGACGATCATATTTACAGTATATGCAGAAATATGCCTGGTATGCTGCCCCTTTTGTTGTCATGCTACTATCCTCAGTGGGAGTGCTGTCCATGAGCGTGTTATCTTAATGGCTCTTTTGCTGTGAAGGAAAAACCCCTTTGTTGCTCTGAAGGAacgagagaaaaagagggaggaaaagaggaagagagggaatgAGAAATCACCCCTCAGCCAGAAGGAACCCTCTTAGTGGTCACGTGTATGCTCTGGGTTCCCATGGCTGGAGTGGCTGTTATGCAAGCAACAGAATGCTGATGGCAGAAGCACTTAAGAAGTCCCGTTAGCAGGCGAGGGGTCCATCCGACTTCCCCCAAAGCCACTGCCCCTGGCTCTGTGACTCCGTGTATATGCTGTTTTCGCGCCATTACATAACATCACAATTCCCACGGTCGGAAACACAATATGGAGCTCCCTCATCACCTTAACTTCGCCTCTGTTCCTCTCCCTCTGAGCTGATTTTACTCTCTGTACATgcatccatctgtccatccttACCACTGCACGCAAGTCAGCCCCAGACCTCCTGAGGCGTGTTTTTTGGAGGggaattttgttttaaatgtgtctattttggaCTAAAATTTACACTTAAATCCATCTTCAACACTCTACACCCCTGGGTGCATCTCTTTACTACTAAATGCTTGTAGTGACAGAGAGAAGGGAATCACTCCTTTTTGGCAGCTGTGACCCTGATCTGTCTGCTCTGTTCAATTCAATTCCACACCGAAAAGACCTGAGAGCGGGGCGTTTGTCGAGGTGATGGTAGCATGCCCCTGTCCAGGGACGACTGGGGATGCTGATGCTGATGAGAGAAGAATAAGACATGTGGGATGGGAAGATCATGTGAgggagaaaatgaaaaagaaacaaatgtcatGGGTGAGTGTTTCTGGAGCGTGGGAGTGTGGGTGTAAAAATAGGTCTTAGCCCTGTGAGCTACAGCGCAAACGCTCCGCGCAGAAACGCTaactcacacagacactcacatgtccagacacacacatacactcacttTCATCTATGCTCTCTGTCActatctctctccctccctgcctctctctctcctgctttgTTCCCCTCTCAGTCACGTGCTAACAGTATGGGAGGCTGACTATACGagacaagtgtgtgtgagtgagtgtgtgatgaTATGAAGGTGGGAGAAATATTTGTTGATAACGTACAATATCTGTCTGACAGGACGGATTTCTTACATGAATCAGGTCAAATCTGacgtcttttttttatacatcaCACTAAACTCTCATCTCTGTTGTTGATTGATTTTTGTGATGTCCTTTTTTTCGTTTATTTGTTGATGGGTGCATGCCTTGGTTGGTTATCTATTTAATAATTATCTTTTCTGCACTGACAGGAGAGCTGTGCCTCAATATCGTTGtgctaatgtatttttttatactaccgtgcaatgacaataaaaactctattctattctattcttaatCGGTAATGgtggtttaaccctctgaaatcttgggctattatgtccgttaaaaaatctttaccatgtcatgttggtatcagttttttcagcgcagcctcacctatatgtcctgataattcatttttaacttggatgtacttgatcaaaattttgaacccaaaagaaacaaaaaaaacataaaatctgatcttgaaaattatgtttcacacacagaaatgtacatgttgcaaatatgaacacaggttgcaaatatgacatataacaggtaaaatgaggatgatatcttattctatattttatactaaatatatttgacattatctccagttttacttggctgaatatcatcaaaaaaatctggtatggagtttcaagccagaactttagagggaagctgatggtaaggctcgacgttgcttcatttttatgtcttcacgtcatgaagaagtaatgtgcaggtggtttcatggactctagagggttaaaaggGTATATACAACACAGATAACACCAAAATTCATTTGTCTTTGTTATTCATGTTTCACTTTTGTTATCTTTTCTGCATTGTTAAAGTAtatcaatgttttattatgaaaaCATCAATCCTTAATGTGACTTTCATCTACTGTGGCTCTGCACAAATATTTTCCCTTTATGGACTTAATAGTATTCTTTTcattaaagtgtaaaaaatcaCTGCGGTTtgtagattggaagcccaagagcAAACACACTGGAGATAAAGCAAGGTCtcagtatattatattattaataattatgcaGATCTGGTCTCAGAATAACATCTGTCTTGCAGGAAGCCAGTTAGAGTGAGCCATGATCACTATCAAAGTTCCCCGAACAGAGAATGGATGGATCAACACAGATTCTGTTGCCCAGTTACTAATAACGACAGCTGTTCACCATGTTTATTCCACAcaatgtgtgaaagtgtgtgtgtgtgtgttgtcctcaTAGGTGTGTAGCTCAGAGTTACCAAGTCGAAACGTGACAGCCGAGCACCCAAACTGTGCCCTCGaaaaaatctatgagaaaaagacacCAGCAAAGTGGAAAGTCACATTTACTCTACACAGCCTTATAAGtatccaaatataacaaaagcTTGAAGGTATTTGGGCCATACTGTTAATCTGACaatgcttaaataaaaaaattggagtAGAGCTTTCTTAATTAATAACCTGAGATTCCCTTTTGACTGTAGAGCCATCCAACAATGTGATATATACCGCTTTTCGACCAAGGCAGTCCCAGGGCCGGTTCGGAGCTAGTGCATAATCTCATAatcagggaggcaaaccaggaagtgccttaaactgcattctaccagAGGTATTTCTGTCCAtcctttttaatgcaaaataagaaaacgtctcacttgatttattacctcagaaacactTTTGTCTCGATCGCGAGTataaaatcttcttcaagacattttgatgttaatagtgtaaataatagcccgatttagaagaaaatagaagataaagaatcatatgatttggggcgtggctacctttgattgacaggtcactaacaaggcgaggagagaagcagaacaatgcgtaacaatgcatatccatggcaacgtgtcaataaagttatgtataaagttatatagatataaaaaaaggacgtttaccagtttggtctcataactttgaccctttcactgtattttaacttaatgacagtttatttgaacgttttgttcattaaaaatgtcttgtatcggaaacaagatggctacgagtgtaacactgaactggatgcctcaaacgggcagtccacaaaccaatgagtgatGTCActgtcactacgtccattatttatacagtctatggttgtgaTTTGATTTCTTGTTGCTCTAATGTAATAAACTGAAGTGTTGGAGGAACCATATCATATATTTGGTAATacaataattaatatgaaaGAATGGAGAGGATCTCAAAATGCAGCCAGGGGAGAGGAGGGTGTGCAGCTTGGGGATCTCAGAATTAGATCTCAGCTCTTTACAGGTGATGCGGTTCTCATCAGATGGTGACCTTCAGAGTGTGAAGCTGTCAGGGTGAGAgacagcacctccaagtctgaggccatggttctctgcagATAAAGGCATGATTTCTCCATGTAGATTTAAGTATCTTGGAGTCAGGAGTGAGCTGAGAATGGAGTGTGAGATGGAAAGGCGGTTTAGTGAGGTGTTAGCAACGATGTGGGCGTTGTAACAGATCGTTGTGGTAAagagagatctgagcttcaagtcAAAGCTCTCAATTTACCAGTCCATCTACCCTCACCTTGAGTCAATGAGCTTTGGGTAgagacctcctgagtgtgtaacagtcagcttcaagccagagactcattggaaagtaataacttgctactttgggatttgtcagaaaagacacaaaattacccaaaaaagaatcaaattgaccagaaaatgacacgaaatgaccaaaaaagatacaaaatgactaaaaaaggaaacaaaatgaccaaagaagacacaaattgaccacaaaatgatctaaaaaagacacaaaatgaccaaaaaagacacaaaattaccaaaaaaaagacacaaaattaccaaaaaaagacataaaatgaccaaagagactaaaacacattaacacatgaacactttaacagagctgacttcccaaatgatttgccgacccccagatatcatctcgcgaccccaattggggtcgggaccccaaggttgagaatagctggagtAGAGGGTAGTGCTCTGCTTTAAAAGAGGACATTTGGGGTTGTTCGGTCTTCTGATTAGGATGCCTCTATGGGCgcctcctgtttgtttgtttgtttttttccagccaCATCCAACTTGTAGGAGGCCCCGAGGTAGACTCAGAACACGCTGGAGAGATTATATATCTAGTCTGGCCTGGGAACATGTTGGGGttccccaggaggagctggaacaTTTTGCTGTGGAGAGGGACGTCTAGAACACCTTGTTTAGCCTTCGGCCCCTGTGATCCCACCCTGAGTAAGTGTAAGAAAATTGATGAATGGAGAAGACACACATCCTATAATTCTATACAGGAAACccattgatttttaattttgagcTTAATGTTGAATATAAATTCTAATAGACAGTGTGCTGTCAAGCCACATTCCTATCTGTATGACTCAGCAAGAGTAATATGGGTGCTATTTAAAGTTGTAATGGAAGAGAGTCACTGTGCTATGGcttttacttaactaaaagATCTGTGTGCTTCTTTCACAACTGGATTTGTGTGTGCCTGCCAGTTCTCATATTGTCAAGGGAGTGACTGAGTGGCCCTAAAATAGTGATTGTTTAAACAGTAATTTATTGCGTAAGTGTTCAaattgtccaaaccttcaaaaaCTTGAAGAACTATTTTGGATGACTGAGTGAGATTTAGTGAAAATACAGATGTCATTGTGAAaggtacggtggccctgagagctgaCAGCAACTGCAACTTaggaaaacacatgcaaatacacaaatgaaaagcaaattgagaaaacacaatgcaaatagaccacaacacaccagaagtgtttccaggggacacttaaaagtgatgcacgtGTCTGGACACGGTTGtaatattatcacgttatttcaagataatgataatttcttGTTATAacgttagcggctgatcatagcgtgctaacgttagccggtgagcgatagcgtgctagcgttagcgggctagcaagaccaagaccaactcggtgccgttgagagagaccaactaaaatgtgtatcattctttttttttatttgtttaactgcaatgtgattgatacgggctagcgggctaacgctagcggGCTAATGCTATATTTCACGttaataacatgataatatcacaagcgtgtccagacatgtgcatcattttttaagtgtcctctggcgttttctaaatgctgcgcttgtgttgtcaaattgatgaagatgttttctcaatttgcttgtgttttgtgcatttgcatgtgtttaagttgcagcgctgtgagctctcagggccaccgtagaaagGCTCTCTGCTGCAAAGCTAAACTTCTTTTGGAGCAGCTTAGAGAATTCAACATAATACAATCTTTTATTCCACTTTAATTGAAACCTTTTAATTTAGTCATAGATTGcgtaaatgtaaaacaaatagAAGGAAGTTCAATAACAGGAAGTTTAACAGCCATGAGAGCTGATTTTACCTCGTGACATAATGTGCCTCTGGGCTCGGAAATTATTGTTTTCAGCTATGACAATTCTGGCCCACACTCAGGCCGTTAAAGAACATGTGGTTCTCTACTTTGCAGTTATCCAAGATTACAGTTCCCGCTTTCCTTGGCTGTCGTGTTGTTTATCTTCACAAATGTGTGCTCCAGTCATCTCCTGTTCTGTTTTTAATATGTGAAGCGGAGTCTTCTGGATGCTGTATCGTTAAAAAAAGCTGTCAGGAAACAGTATTGTTATGCCACTTTCAGCAGtttcatgaccaaaaaaattgtCAGGCTAACCAGGCAAATATTTCTGAGGCAGAAGTGACAAAAAGAATACTCAAAACAGGAGGAATCTTTTCCAGCTAAGATGTTGGTTTCCATGTGAGTGCCCATTTTACCCACACAATACTTTGCCTGTAGCTTGGGCACAGCAGGCATTACTCTCATTAAGAGACTTAGCCAGCTATACCGCTTCAGTAGGAGGCAATTACTCTGTTTCTTCAAATACTAAACAAACTGCACAGGCAGGAGGGCTGATTTGGACTGCTTATGCACATTAaacacacccacatacacaAGCCATGCAGCTTAACCAACACATACACTTACAATAatatcacacacatacacgcagaGGTCACGAGATGGGGAAATGCAGCTGAATTATTTAAAATCCCAAGAAATGCCTGAGTAAGAAAGAAGAGGAGTTGAGGGAAAAGGCAGCAGACTGGATTTATAAAGAAAGAGAGatatagagacagagcgagagagcgacagaggaggaggaaaaaaagtatgAGTCAGCAGTCTGCCAGAAACAGGGAGTTGAGAGACAGAGGAAAGGCTCACAGGATTTAGCTATCACTGGAGCTCTGACAAAAGAATTTCTGGGCTCAATTTACTGTGTgactgtgcatttgtgtgtgtgtgtggtgtgtgtgtgtgtgtgtgtgtgtgtgtgtgtgtgtgtgtcatttccTCGGCACAGTGTATGTGAGGCCATCCAATTCTGAGGAATTTGTGTAAAACCACAGCAAAGCACTGGCTTCTATCTCTGTTGTAAAAGAGATTTGCTAAACAGTTTTGCTCAGAGCACAACGTAAATACTTTAATCTCAAAAGAATCGTTCAACATTTGGGGAAATGCGCTTCTTCGCTTCCTTGCCAAGTGTTAGATGAGAAGAGGAAACCACTATCATGGTTGTATGGTAAAGACAAAGCTACCACCAGCaatcagttagcttagcttagcacaaagacggGAAACAGGAGGAACAGTTAGCTCGGCTGGGAACAAACGTAACAATACACTTTAGTTTGTGTACTGATGAAACAAACAAGATACAACTTAATATTTATTGTTACGTTTTAATAGATTTACCATGTTTACAGTGTGctctaagctaagctaactagcttcTTAATCACAGGAGAAGATGTGCTGAGCAGGCCTATTGACCTtgcctagcctagcctagcatTGAGGCTGGGGAAACTACTATCTGGATGTATACTTATAATACACCTACTAACATCTCTCAAGCTTTCTGTTTAACATGTTCagctgtaaacaaacagaaatgtaaaaaagataaTCTGAGGTTTGTTATTTTGGAAGTCAGTGATCCTTGGTCTAGTCACAAATACATTGttagcgtaactgtatcccaaattggaaaccgttcggctaagattctatcaaaatttcacattaactactaatataaatgatcatgtcatgcttccaattaattcaatggtgtgaaactaaagtctgacTTGTTATCTTCCGAACTGTATATTGTTTAAACCgcgtacgttagcctcgggtttaccagagtcggctaaaggacgctaatgccggtgaattagccgtgtgctaactgtatcccaaatcagacacttggatctcctcgctgtaaaacaatgagctgctgagttctgggtaagccaaataaataccACCGTTATCAACCAATgatatcaacacacccggaccgtacttctgtccttcacaataaaatacagtacagtaaacatacagatgtacttttaagattgtCGCCTGAGTGTCGCCcaagcgttcttactgctttctctgaTCAGATTTACTTTCATATTATAAtgagacatgtaaatctccacgTACATACAGGACATTTCACAcgcagattgttaaatatgcaaaaataaattcTACCTAGACTGGTAGTGACGATCTTATTCGAAAtgaaaacaccggaaagtgcggcaatgcagatgtgtccgatttcggatacagtctctataaaTAGCATTTAACTTATTGTACTAATATGTACTcatttaaaataagttatttgTACTAATAACTTATTTCACAAATGGCAAACAATTTAAGTGAATCATTTTCATTACTCATGACTACATTTTGAGGAGAGAAAAGCGTGATGTTTCCCAGTCCTGATTCtaggctaag carries:
- the gpr78a gene encoding G-protein coupled receptor 26 codes for the protein MSIPEFLLEVSIVVIAVVSLLTNLSVLLCFTQSSELRSHVPGIFILNLSFSNILLTVINMPATFLAVARSAQPFGDLFCQAVSFAETFLTSNAMLSMAALSMDRWVAVVFPLSYSSKMRYRDAFLIVAYSWMHSLTFSLTQLLMDWGGYSNTYASCTVHLDEEKRSQLAAYATFTALFHCSSFALCLLVLCFAYLKVLRVARSHCKRIDVITVQTLLLLVDIHPSVKERCLAEQKKRRQRATKKICVFIGTFILCFSPYVITRLVELLPSVHIPRYWGMTARCLSYAKTSSDPFVYCLLRHQYRKVLVSIIGRFMRKDRYSLSVHSVSSTLDTIDDSCIARVT